The DNA region ACTGCCGTATCGCAAGGATTTGCAGCTCTGGTATCATAATATTGAGGGAGGCCGACTACCCAATCAGGAACGGTTCCCGGAGTCTCTCTTATCCTTTACAGTCCGGCAGCTAAAATTAGTCAGGAAGGGGATTGAAGACGCTGTCCATACAAAGATTACCGATAAGATGATTAGCCGCAGTATCAAAAAGGTAAACCGGTTGAGAGGAATCATCAGGCGGCTGCGCGACCTGTCTTATGGGTCTGTTCCGGTGCCGGCCCCGGCTCTGGAATTGCTCATCTGCGAGGCCATCGCCATCCATTTCTGCTCTGACCTGGACGAATCCATTCAGGTGCTGGGGTCTTTCCTAAAGACCGTGGAACAGCGTGTCAAAACAGGGCAGGGCATACTCAAGGGCAATCCCTATCGCCTGACTATCGTTAATCCGGTGGCTGACCTGAAGATGCTGAATCTCATTGAGGAATTAGGCGGCTGCGCGGCCGGCACCGAATACCTGTTCAGTCATGCCTTTGAACATATCCCGGAGGATATCCCGCCCATGGAGGCGTTGGCATATATGGTCTTGAGCGACCCGATGATTGGCTCGGCCAAATACCGGGCTAATCGGGTGTTGGAGCAGGCGCGGAAATACCGGGCTGAGGGCGTGCTCATCTGCCGGATTCCGGGCGCCTCGCATTGCGCCTCGGAAAGCCAAATCATCGCCCAGTCCGTCCAGGCCCGGATGGATATCCCGGTCCTGGATATCACCGTGCCGTCGTATATTGACCCGATTCTGCCCGCATTAAAGACCAGAATCCGGGCATTCTTTGAGATACTTGAATCAAGACGCCAGAAAGGAATTGCCAGATGAATACGATTACCTGTGGTATTGATATCGGCTCGCGCACCACCAAACTCATACTCCTTGATGCGCCCAAACGGAAGATAATATACAAGGATATTATTGACTCTAAACTTGATAAGGACAAGGTAGCCAGAGACCTGTTCAAGAAGGGCGTTGCCTTCGCCAAGCGCCGCGGTATGGGCATCAAAAAGGTCATTGCTACCGGTTACGGAAGCCATCTGATAAGGTTTGCCGATAAGAATGTCACCGAGATTACCTGCCACGCCCGAGGTGTCACGCACCTGATGCCGACCGCCCGGACCATCATTGAAATCGGCGGCCAGGACAGCAAACTGATTAACTTGGGGGAAAGAGGGCAGGTGGTAGATTTTGCCATGAATGACCGGTGCGCGGCCGGGACCGGCCGGTTTCTGGAGATGGTGGCCCGGCTATTAGAAAGGGACATCAGGCGGTTGGGTGTCGGCAAATCTGGAAAACCGGCCCATATCAGCAGTATGTGTGTGGTCTTTGCCGAGTCCGAGATTATCGGGCTCCTGGCCCGGAAGATATCCCGGAACGATATCATTAAGGGGGTCCAGCGGGCGCTGGCCACCAGAGTGATGGCATTAACCGGCCGGGATTTCCATAAACCGGTGGTATTTACCGGCGGGGTGGCCTTGGTGTCCGGGATGGCCTCGGCGCTGGAATGGTCCTGCGGCAAAAAGGTCGTTACCCCGGCGCATCCGCAGTTCACCGGCGCGCTGGGCGCGGCTCTCATCGCCGCAGAGCCGGAATAAATCCATAAGGTAAGGCCAGGGAAAAGCACGATAGGTATTGACCCCGCACATAAATTTAGTATAATTATCGTGACTGCAGTTATATAAAAGGGTAGTTCTATTTCTGGTAAACTGGAAATATTTGTTATGTGCGGGGTTGACAATCATTCCTGAAACTGTTAGTAATATGCCTATGCCTACCAAAAATATTGTCGCTGTCTGCCTGACAATAATTGCCGCAATCCTCATTGGTTGTTCTAATAATACAAGTGATTCGTTCAAATGGACCGTGTGCGGCCGGGTGGTCGGGCCAAAAAACCAACCGGTGCCTGATGTTCCGGTCTATGCCTATAATGGCGGCGGATACCAAACCTGTAGTGATGGTCCCCCTAAGGTCATTCCATGGAAACGGCTGGCCGAACAATACCCGACTCCCAGTTACTTCTCTACTATCCAGGAATATACAGATAAGAATGGTGAATTCAATATCACACTTGAATCGCCCGTAAACGGATTGGTAATAGTGCGTCATCCTGATTACTTGCAGGTGGAGAAATACATTGAACCCAACCGCCTAAGGCCGGATAATACCATAGATATTGGTATTATCGCTCTTGATAGCGGCGCATCCGTAACCGGCGTTGTCACCGGCACTGATGGCACACCTGCCCGCAATGTGGATGTCGGGTTATATCAAAGAGACATTTCTTACGATGAATATATCCGTCTGGTCAAAACCGATAAGCAGGGCAGATATATTATCAAGGGACTGCCGGACGGTAAATATGCTTTGGCGGCTTGGGATGAATATTCTACGCCCTGCGAGAAAGAAATTGATATTAAGAAATCCGATAAACCGGCCGCAATTGATTTTACCCTTCAGTTAGGCGGAACCCTGACCGTGCTGGTCCAGAATCGGGTTGATGACTCGCTGGTTCCCGGCTATGCGGTTTATCTTGAACCCAGAGTGCCAAGTGGATTCACTTTCCGGCCTACTGATGCCAAATATACCAACCTCATCGGCAAGGCAACCTTTGACGGATTGGAAGACAGGGAATACTGGATTCTGGTGGTGCCGCCGGACCAGTTACACGCCGTCGGCCATATCCTTCCTTGGCCGCCGTTTTCTCCTCATTACCTATTGAAAGACGAGGCCAGCGTAACAATCAAGGTTGACCCTGCGATTGCCCTCAAAGGCAGAATCATTGATGCCAATACCTCTCAGCCGGTCAGGGAGTTCAGGATAACCGCTCTGCCTGATGGTAAGGCCTTTGATAAGACGTACGGCAATCCGTGGGAGATTAATAGTGATACTATTACTTCACCATCAGGCGAGTTTATCATTGATGGATTCAGGCCCGGCAGATGGTTATTGCGCCTAAACGCTGATGGCTATATTGTTCCGAAAGATGGTTTTTCGGTAGATATTCCTGTCGGCGGATTGAAGGATAAATTAGAAATTTCCCTAAATCCTGGCACAGGCAAAATCAACGGAACGGTCCTAGATGCCCAGACTGGTAACCCATTGGCCGGTGTAAAGGTTAATGTCTATGAATGGGATGGTCGTCCGTTTGGCGCCAGCAGTTTGGATACGTTAACCGATACTAATGGCGTATTTTCATTTAACACCCTGTTAGGAAATGAATTCCCTCTAACTATTCGGGTTGACAAGAGAGGCTATGTCAAATGGGAAATTAAGTTTGAACAGAATAAGAGACCTGCTATCATAGAGCCTATCCAACTTGAATATGTCTGCACCCTCAAGGGCAGGTATCTGGACGCCAATGGCCAGCCGGTCCCGGGCGCAAAGATAATCCTGGCAAAAGGCGAAGGACGGGGCAAGACCTATCACCTGCCGCAGACAACTACCAAGGCCGATGGCTCGTTTGAGATAACCGATATCCCCAAGGGCGAATATTTTGTCCACTACCACGACAAGAAAGAGCCGGTTAAGTTTACCAAGCCGGGTGAGGTGGTGAGCGTGGTATTGAAATAGGAACGCACGCCTGAACAAAACACTTGACAATCCGGATAAAAGAGCTATCATTACGCTATGACCAAACGGAAGAAGATAGTTCTCATCTTTATCCTGTCCCTTGTTGCGTTATTCCTGCTCTTTATCGGCTACCACTATGTCAAGTATCTCCAGGCCACCAGCCGGATGAAGGGACTCTCGGCGGACCTGGAAAAGCGTATAACCGAATGGGAGAAGAAGGAATATAAGCGCCAGCCATTATTTGGACCGGTTGTCAAGGGCAATGCCGCGGAGTTCTACCAAGAGGCGGAGACAAAATTAGATTATACGTCTGATAATGGATGGATGGAAGTATCTGCTGCTATTTATAATCCATCTCAACCTATTAGTCCCGTGGGGCAGGCATTCTACGAGAGTAATATACATCTTATTGAGATTGTCAGGAAGGGCACACGTTCTGAAACGTATAAGTCCCCGATAAATCTCCGTGACGGATTTAAAAGTAAGATACCAAATCTAATAAAGCCCATGATTATTGGTAATCTTATGGTTTTACAGTCCCGTGAATTATGTAATACTGGCCAGATATCAGAGGCAATAAAGGAATTATGCGACATTATTCAATTTGGCGACGATTATTTACACTATGGTTCTTTAATACCCGCAATGATAAGTATTGGCATTGCTGATAAGGGCCATGAGGAAATACAGCGTTTCCTTGTCTCGGATAAACTTACCGAAGAACAATTCACTGAATTGATGGGCTATCTTAAGTTCCTGATTGATTCCCATCCAACGATGGATGATTCATGGGATGGAGAAATAGCACTGGTAACATCTGGATTAAAAGATTGGTCAAAAGATAGTGGGTTTATCTTCTGTAAGGATTTATTCAGTTTACACCCTAAAGATAGTATATGGAACAAGATAAAACTTTTATTCGCCAAGGGCTGGATAAACAGAACTGATATTGTTGGAGCATGGAGCGATTGTATTACTCTCGGTGCAGAGATAAAAAGAATAGGAGCGTTGCCGTATCCACGTGCAAAGAATGAAGGGGATAAATTTGAGAATACGGTAAAACAGTTAGATAATCCGGTTAGCCGTATGATGCTCCATAGTTTAATGACTGGTAACAGTGCTTATCTACAAGCGCCAACTATCCGAAAAGGGCTGTATATCCTCACCGCCTTGCAGATATACAAAATCAGGCGCGGGGCGTATCCTGAGACGCTCTCGGCCCTGGCGCCGGGGATTATTCCGGAGGTTCCATTAGACCCGTTCAGTAACAAGCCGTTTATCTACAGGTTAGATAAAGACAAAAAACCGATACTCTATAGCGT from Planctomycetota bacterium includes:
- a CDS encoding 2-hydroxyacyl-CoA dehydratase, which codes for MRKWDVLYNSIPQSFIRQHKYVSKISAHFRAGDKRLAHLRFDNSLASLRLWSFLLSEEERLERWRRAGRKLFGVMKDLGTIPVLIAATDKAIGFYPDGAWWTPCMMELSDRLFKIADEHGIGDDACPVRATFAAFVNQEHFPIPDLCIAAVGSCCDDFSAIMQRIAGLGHKFLWWELPYRKDLQLWYHNIEGGRLPNQERFPESLLSFTVRQLKLVRKGIEDAVHTKITDKMISRSIKKVNRLRGIIRRLRDLSYGSVPVPAPALELLICEAIAIHFCSDLDESIQVLGSFLKTVEQRVKTGQGILKGNPYRLTIVNPVADLKMLNLIEELGGCAAGTEYLFSHAFEHIPEDIPPMEALAYMVLSDPMIGSAKYRANRVLEQARKYRAEGVLICRIPGASHCASESQIIAQSVQARMDIPVLDITVPSYIDPILPALKTRIRAFFEILESRRQKGIAR
- a CDS encoding 2-hydroxyglutaryl-CoA dehydratase, which translates into the protein MNTITCGIDIGSRTTKLILLDAPKRKIIYKDIIDSKLDKDKVARDLFKKGVAFAKRRGMGIKKVIATGYGSHLIRFADKNVTEITCHARGVTHLMPTARTIIEIGGQDSKLINLGERGQVVDFAMNDRCAAGTGRFLEMVARLLERDIRRLGVGKSGKPAHISSMCVVFAESEIIGLLARKISRNDIIKGVQRALATRVMALTGRDFHKPVVFTGGVALVSGMASALEWSCGKKVVTPAHPQFTGALGAALIAAEPE
- a CDS encoding carboxypeptidase regulatory-like domain-containing protein, with amino-acid sequence MPTKNIVAVCLTIIAAILIGCSNNTSDSFKWTVCGRVVGPKNQPVPDVPVYAYNGGGYQTCSDGPPKVIPWKRLAEQYPTPSYFSTIQEYTDKNGEFNITLESPVNGLVIVRHPDYLQVEKYIEPNRLRPDNTIDIGIIALDSGASVTGVVTGTDGTPARNVDVGLYQRDISYDEYIRLVKTDKQGRYIIKGLPDGKYALAAWDEYSTPCEKEIDIKKSDKPAAIDFTLQLGGTLTVLVQNRVDDSLVPGYAVYLEPRVPSGFTFRPTDAKYTNLIGKATFDGLEDREYWILVVPPDQLHAVGHILPWPPFSPHYLLKDEASVTIKVDPAIALKGRIIDANTSQPVREFRITALPDGKAFDKTYGNPWEINSDTITSPSGEFIIDGFRPGRWLLRLNADGYIVPKDGFSVDIPVGGLKDKLEISLNPGTGKINGTVLDAQTGNPLAGVKVNVYEWDGRPFGASSLDTLTDTNGVFSFNTLLGNEFPLTIRVDKRGYVKWEIKFEQNKRPAIIEPIQLEYVCTLKGRYLDANGQPVPGAKIILAKGEGRGKTYHLPQTTTKADGSFEITDIPKGEYFVHYHDKKEPVKFTKPGEVVSVVLK